Proteins from a genomic interval of Atribacteraceae bacterium:
- the iolM gene encoding scyllo-inosose 3-dehydrogenase, with product MKAVRLQAKWDPRPDYRLGPKDVSEKVCWLGSRVWKNPKVSVADIPVPSITRPTDVLIKIRACGVCGSDVHMAQCDAENYIIYPGLTGFPATLGHEFSGEVVEAGPEAKNRRTNQPFVPGEPVTAEEMLWCGHCRPCVDGFPNHCENLHELGFDVDGAFAEYLVVDAKYLWSLKELEGVYPGEKIFLAGSLVEPTSVAYNAVIERGGGIRPGDNVVILGGGPIGLAACAVLKRAGAVQVILSEPSEVRREMALAVGADLAFDPTREGFTETVLARTNGQGAKLYLEASGVPQLVWKDIEDTIWKARGINATVVVVARSDVRIPLNAEVFQVRRAQIVGSQGHSGHGTFPRVISLMASGMDVTRIISKTVYFDEIPHYIHCLQTDKNLVKITALNS from the coding sequence ATGAAAGCTGTTCGCTTGCAAGCAAAATGGGATCCCCGTCCGGACTACCGCCTGGGACCCAAAGATGTGTCGGAAAAGGTGTGCTGGTTGGGGAGCCGGGTCTGGAAAAACCCGAAGGTGTCAGTCGCGGACATCCCGGTACCGTCGATAACAAGACCTACCGATGTCCTGATCAAAATCCGGGCCTGTGGGGTGTGCGGTAGCGATGTCCATATGGCCCAGTGCGATGCGGAAAACTATATAATTTATCCTGGATTGACCGGATTTCCGGCTACTTTGGGTCATGAGTTTTCCGGTGAGGTAGTGGAGGCTGGACCGGAAGCGAAAAACCGGCGGACCAACCAACCCTTCGTGCCCGGTGAGCCGGTAACCGCCGAAGAAATGCTGTGGTGCGGCCATTGCCGGCCTTGTGTCGATGGGTTTCCCAACCATTGTGAAAACCTGCACGAGTTGGGCTTCGATGTCGACGGGGCCTTTGCCGAATACTTGGTGGTCGATGCCAAGTACCTGTGGAGCCTGAAGGAGCTCGAAGGAGTGTATCCCGGTGAAAAAATATTCCTGGCCGGGAGTCTGGTGGAACCGACCTCTGTGGCCTATAACGCGGTGATTGAGCGAGGGGGTGGGATCCGGCCGGGAGATAACGTGGTTATCCTGGGTGGCGGACCGATCGGGTTGGCGGCTTGCGCGGTATTGAAGCGAGCCGGGGCGGTTCAGGTCATCCTGTCCGAGCCCTCCGAAGTTCGCCGGGAGATGGCCTTGGCCGTCGGAGCGGACCTGGCATTTGACCCCACCCGGGAGGGTTTCACCGAGACGGTGCTGGCCCGGACTAATGGTCAGGGAGCCAAGCTTTATCTCGAAGCCTCCGGCGTACCGCAATTGGTCTGGAAAGATATCGAGGACACTATCTGGAAAGCCCGGGGTATCAACGCGACCGTTGTGGTTGTGGCCCGCTCGGATGTGAGAATTCCATTGAACGCCGAAGTCTTCCAGGTCCGTCGGGCCCAGATCGTCGGTTCCCAGGGACATTCCGGGCACGGCACCTTTCCGCGGGTCATTTCCCTAATGGCATCAGGAATGGATGTGACCAGGATTATATCCAAGACCGTTTATTTTGACGAAATTCCCCACTATATCCACTGCCTGCAGACCGACAAGAACCTGGTCAAGATCACGGCACTGAACAGTTGA